A window of Acropora muricata isolate sample 2 chromosome 3, ASM3666990v1, whole genome shotgun sequence contains these coding sequences:
- the LOC136912008 gene encoding uncharacterized protein isoform X2, whose product MSCDWKEHGLHIYQVNSTPETRRTFRRVSRETCGESMEPPDDSCMIMFGQLTDHMSKTLRDSIVSVVCAKPAKSDIMDATKRDFFHWINFLFVKGDFQGRGFGSLLLNAAETELRLKALRPIRVESAYKAVEFFNSQGYRIIGEELECIFAGSALFRTLQTMEKFS is encoded by the exons ATGAG ctgtgACTGGAAGGAACATGGCTTGCACATATATCAAGTTAATAGCACACCCGAAACCAGACGAACATTTCGTCGGGTATCGAGAGAGACATGCGGTGAATCGATGGAGCCACCAGATGACAGCTGCATGATCATGTTTGGACAATTGACCGATCATATGAGCAAGACTCTCCGCG attCAATAGTGAGTGTAGTTTGTGCAAAGCCAGCCAAAAGTGATATCATGGATGCAACCAAAAGAGATTTCTTTCATTGGATCAACTTTCTGTTCGTGAAAGGTGACTTTCAA GGACGAGGCTTTGGAAGTTTGCTATTAAATGCAGCTGAAACAGAGTTAAGGTTAAAAGCACTCAGACCAATAAGAGTTGAAAGTGCCTACAAAGCAGTGGAATTTTTCAACTCCCAAGGCTATAGAATAATTGGAGAGGAACTAGAGTGTATTTTTGCTGGGTCAGCATTGTTCAGGACATTACAGACCATGGAGAAGTTCTCTTAG
- the LOC136912008 gene encoding uncharacterized protein isoform X1, translating to MTQTPICDWKEHGLHIYQVNSTPETRRTFRRVSRETCGESMEPPDDSCMIMFGQLTDHMSKTLRDSIVSVVCAKPAKSDIMDATKRDFFHWINFLFVKGDFQGRGFGSLLLNAAETELRLKALRPIRVESAYKAVEFFNSQGYRIIGEELECIFAGSALFRTLQTMEKFS from the exons ATGACTCAAACCCCAAT ctgtgACTGGAAGGAACATGGCTTGCACATATATCAAGTTAATAGCACACCCGAAACCAGACGAACATTTCGTCGGGTATCGAGAGAGACATGCGGTGAATCGATGGAGCCACCAGATGACAGCTGCATGATCATGTTTGGACAATTGACCGATCATATGAGCAAGACTCTCCGCG attCAATAGTGAGTGTAGTTTGTGCAAAGCCAGCCAAAAGTGATATCATGGATGCAACCAAAAGAGATTTCTTTCATTGGATCAACTTTCTGTTCGTGAAAGGTGACTTTCAA GGACGAGGCTTTGGAAGTTTGCTATTAAATGCAGCTGAAACAGAGTTAAGGTTAAAAGCACTCAGACCAATAAGAGTTGAAAGTGCCTACAAAGCAGTGGAATTTTTCAACTCCCAAGGCTATAGAATAATTGGAGAGGAACTAGAGTGTATTTTTGCTGGGTCAGCATTGTTCAGGACATTACAGACCATGGAGAAGTTCTCTTAG